A window of the Scandinavium goeteborgense genome harbors these coding sequences:
- the rnz gene encoding ribonuclease Z — MELIFLGTSAGVPTRHRNMTSILLNLQQPTLSQMWLFDCGEGTQHQFLKTSHHPGKLDKIFITHLHGDHLFGLPGLLCSRSMQGNPSPLTIYGPKGIKEFVEMALRLSGSWTDYPLTVEEISAGEVFDDGLFKVTAYPLNHPVECYGYRIEQHDKPGPLDAQRLLADGIKAGPLFQQLKKGQTVEMPDGRIVNGQDYLGPSTPGVKLAIFGDTAPCPAALAMAKEVDVMVHETTLEHEMAEKANSRGHSSSIQTAELARDAHVGKLIITHVSSRYDWEGCQRLLAECRSVFEPCELAEDFRVFPLA, encoded by the coding sequence ATGGAATTGATTTTTCTCGGGACATCCGCAGGCGTACCGACTCGTCACCGTAATATGACGTCGATACTGCTGAATTTGCAACAACCGACGCTGTCGCAAATGTGGCTGTTTGACTGTGGCGAAGGTACGCAACACCAGTTTCTCAAAACCAGCCATCATCCGGGAAAGCTCGATAAAATTTTTATCACTCACCTGCACGGCGACCATTTATTCGGGCTGCCGGGCCTGTTGTGCAGCCGTTCGATGCAGGGCAATCCGTCGCCGCTGACGATTTATGGCCCAAAGGGCATTAAAGAATTTGTCGAAATGGCGCTGCGCCTGAGCGGTTCATGGACCGATTATCCGCTGACCGTCGAAGAAATCAGCGCCGGTGAGGTGTTTGACGATGGCCTGTTTAAGGTCACCGCGTATCCGCTCAATCATCCGGTGGAATGCTATGGCTACCGCATTGAGCAACACGACAAACCCGGCCCGCTCGACGCCCAGCGCCTGCTGGCCGACGGCATTAAAGCCGGGCCGCTGTTCCAGCAGTTGAAAAAAGGCCAGACGGTCGAGATGCCGGACGGGCGTATTGTGAACGGTCAGGATTATTTGGGACCCAGTACGCCCGGCGTAAAACTGGCAATTTTCGGTGATACCGCCCCCTGCCCGGCTGCGCTGGCGATGGCGAAAGAGGTGGATGTGATGGTGCATGAAACCACGCTCGAACACGAGATGGCGGAAAAAGCGAACAGCCGCGGGCACTCTTCGTCGATTCAGACCGCTGAACTGGCGCGCGATGCCCACGTCGGCAAATTGATTATTACGCACGTGAGTTCACGTTATGACTGGGAAGGCTGTCAGCGCCTGCTGGCAGAGTGTCGAAGCGTATTTGAGCCGTGCGAACTGGCCGAGGATTTCCGCGTGTTCCCTTTGGCTTAA
- the nuoN gene encoding NADH-quinone oxidoreductase subunit NuoN: protein MTITPQQLIALLPLLIVGLTVVVVMLSIAWRRNHFFNATLSVIGLNVALLSLWFVGHVGAMDVTPLMRVDGYAMLYTGLVLLASLATCTFAYPWLEGYYDNKEEFYLLVLIAALGGILLANANHMASLFLGIELISLPLFGLIGYAYRQKRSLEASIKYTILSAAASSFLLFGMALVYANSGSLSFLALGKALADNMLHEPLLLAGLGLMIVGLGFKLSLVPFHLWTPDVYQGAPAPVSTFLATASKIAIFGVVMRLFLYAPVGDSEAVRVVLGIIACASILFGNLMALSQTNIKRLLGYSSISHLGYLLVALIALHSGQMSMEAVGVYLAGYLFSSLGAFGVVSLMSSPYRGPDADSLYSYRGLFWHRPILSAVMTVMMLSLAGIPMTLGFIGKFYVLAVGVQAHLWWLTGAVVLGSAIGLYYYLRVAVSLYLEAPQQLNRDAPSNWQYSAGGIVVLISALLVLILGIYPQPLISIVQMAMPMM from the coding sequence ATGACAATAACTCCACAACAACTGATCGCACTGCTACCGCTGCTGATCGTCGGCTTGACGGTGGTGGTTGTGATGCTCTCCATTGCGTGGCGACGCAATCATTTCTTCAATGCCACGCTGTCGGTCATTGGCCTGAACGTCGCTCTGCTGTCGCTCTGGTTTGTTGGCCACGTTGGCGCAATGGACGTGACGCCGCTGATGCGCGTCGATGGTTATGCCATGCTCTACACCGGGCTGGTGCTGCTGGCGAGTCTCGCCACCTGTACTTTTGCCTACCCGTGGCTTGAGGGCTATTACGACAACAAAGAAGAGTTCTACCTGCTGGTGCTAATTGCCGCGCTGGGTGGGATTCTGCTGGCTAACGCGAACCACATGGCCTCGCTGTTCCTCGGTATCGAGCTTATCTCGCTGCCGCTGTTCGGCCTGATTGGCTACGCGTACCGTCAAAAGCGCTCTCTCGAAGCGAGCATCAAATACACCATTCTGTCTGCCGCAGCGTCTTCATTCCTGCTGTTCGGTATGGCGCTGGTGTACGCGAACTCTGGCAGCCTGTCGTTCCTGGCGCTGGGTAAAGCGCTTGCAGACAACATGCTGCACGAGCCGCTGCTGCTGGCAGGTCTGGGTCTGATGATTGTTGGCCTTGGCTTCAAACTGTCTCTGGTTCCGTTCCACCTGTGGACGCCAGATGTGTATCAGGGTGCGCCTGCACCGGTTTCCACCTTCCTGGCAACCGCGAGCAAAATCGCCATCTTCGGCGTGGTGATGCGTCTGTTCCTGTACGCACCAGTGGGTGACAGCGAAGCGGTACGTGTGGTGCTGGGCATTATTGCCTGCGCCTCAATCCTCTTCGGTAACCTGATGGCGCTGAGCCAGACCAACATCAAGCGTCTGCTCGGTTACTCCTCCATCTCGCATTTGGGTTATCTGCTGGTAGCGCTGATTGCGCTGCACAGTGGTCAGATGTCCATGGAAGCCGTTGGCGTGTACCTGGCCGGTTATCTGTTCAGCAGCCTCGGCGCGTTCGGCGTGGTGAGCCTGATGTCCAGCCCATACCGTGGCCCGGATGCAGATTCTCTGTACTCCTACCGTGGTCTGTTCTGGCACCGTCCAATCCTGTCTGCGGTGATGACAGTGATGATGCTCTCCCTGGCGGGTATCCCGATGACCCTCGGCTTTATCGGTAAGTTCTACGTGCTGGCGGTCGGTGTTCAGGCTCACCTGTGGTGGCTGACTGGGGCGGTAGTGCTGGGCTCTGCGATTGGTCTCTACTACTACCTGCGTGTAGCGGTGAGTCTGTATCTGGAAGCGCCACAGCAGCTGAACCGTGATGCGCCGTCGAACTGGCAGTACAGCGCCGGTGGGATTGTGGTACTGATTTCGGCGCTGCTGGTGCTGATCCTTGGTATCTACCCGCAACCGCTGATCAGTATCGTTCAGATGGCAATGCCAATGATGTAA
- the nuoM gene encoding NADH-quinone oxidoreductase subunit M — MLLPWLILIPFIGGFLCWQTERFGVKMPRWIALITMGLTLALSLQLWLQGGYSLTQATGLPQWQSEFILPWIPRFGINVHLALDGLSLLMVVLTGLLGVLAVLCSWREIEKYQGFFHLNLMWILGGVIGVFLAIDMFLFFFFWEMMLVPMYFLIALWGHKASDGKTRITAATKFFIYTQASGLVMLISILALVFVHYSATGVWTFSYEELLKTPMTHNVEYLLMLGFFIAFAVKMPVVPLHGWLPDAHSQAPTAGSVDLAGILLKTAAYGMLRFALPLFPNASAEFAPIAMWLGVIGIFYGAWMAFTQYDIKRLIAYTSVSHMGFVLIAIYSGSQLAYQGAVIQMIAHGLSAAGLFILCGQLYERLHTRDMRMMGGLWSKIKWLPALSMFFAVATLGMPGTGNFVGEFMILFGSFHVVPGITVISTFGLVFASVYSLAMLHRAYFGKAKSEIAAKELPGMSLRELFIVLLLVVLLVLLGFYPQPILDTSHAAMGNIQQWFVNSVSTTRP; from the coding sequence ATGTTATTACCCTGGTTGATACTAATCCCGTTTATCGGCGGTTTCTTATGCTGGCAGACCGAACGCTTCGGCGTAAAGATGCCGCGCTGGATCGCGTTGATTACAATGGGACTGACGCTGGCCCTGTCCCTGCAACTGTGGTTGCAGGGCGGCTACTCTCTGACGCAAGCCACTGGCCTTCCGCAATGGCAGTCTGAATTTATTCTGCCGTGGATCCCACGCTTTGGCATTAATGTCCACCTCGCCCTCGACGGTCTGTCGCTGCTGATGGTGGTCCTGACCGGTCTGCTCGGCGTGCTGGCAGTGCTGTGTTCCTGGCGTGAAATCGAGAAATACCAGGGCTTCTTCCACCTCAACCTGATGTGGATCCTGGGCGGCGTAATCGGCGTGTTCCTCGCCATCGACATGTTCCTGTTCTTCTTCTTCTGGGAGATGATGCTGGTTCCGATGTACTTCCTGATCGCGCTGTGGGGCCACAAAGCCTCTGACGGTAAAACGCGTATCACGGCGGCGACCAAGTTCTTCATCTACACCCAGGCGAGTGGTCTGGTGATGTTGATTTCGATCCTGGCGCTGGTATTCGTACATTACAGCGCAACGGGCGTCTGGACGTTCAGCTACGAAGAGCTGCTGAAAACGCCGATGACCCATAACGTGGAATATCTGCTGATGCTCGGCTTCTTCATCGCGTTCGCGGTGAAAATGCCGGTGGTTCCGCTGCACGGTTGGCTGCCAGACGCGCACTCACAGGCACCGACTGCGGGTTCTGTTGACCTCGCGGGCATCCTGTTGAAAACCGCGGCCTACGGTATGCTGCGTTTCGCACTGCCGCTGTTCCCGAATGCGTCCGCCGAGTTCGCCCCAATCGCTATGTGGCTGGGTGTCATCGGTATCTTCTACGGCGCGTGGATGGCCTTCACGCAATACGACATTAAACGTCTGATTGCTTACACCTCCGTATCGCACATGGGCTTCGTGCTGATTGCGATTTACAGCGGTAGCCAGCTGGCATACCAGGGTGCAGTGATTCAGATGATTGCGCACGGTCTGTCTGCGGCGGGTCTGTTCATTCTGTGTGGTCAGCTGTACGAACGTCTGCACACGCGTGATATGCGCATGATGGGCGGTCTGTGGAGTAAAATTAAATGGCTGCCTGCGCTGTCCATGTTCTTCGCAGTCGCGACGTTGGGTATGCCGGGTACCGGTAACTTCGTCGGTGAATTCATGATCCTGTTCGGCAGCTTCCACGTTGTGCCGGGTATCACCGTGATTTCCACCTTCGGTCTGGTCTTTGCGTCTGTTTACTCGCTGGCGATGCTGCATCGCGCTTACTTCGGTAAAGCGAAAAGCGAAATTGCTGCCAAAGAATTGCCAGGGATGTCGCTGCGCGAGCTGTTTATCGTCCTGCTGTTAGTGGTGCTGTTGGTTCTGCTTGGGTTCTACCCTCAGCCGATCCTCGACACTTCTCATGCTGCGATGGGCAATATTCAGCAGTGGTTTGTTAATTCCGTTTCTACTACAAGGCCGTAA
- the nuoL gene encoding NADH-quinone oxidoreductase subunit L, which translates to MNMLALTIILPLIGFLLLSFSRGRWSENVSATIGMGSVGLAALVTAFVGVDFFANGKQAISVPLWTWMSVGDFNIGFNLVLDGLSLTMLSVVTGVGFLIHMFASWYMRGEEGYSRFFAYTNLFIASMVVLVLGDNLLLMYLGWEGVGLCSYLLIGFYYTDPKNGAAAMKAFVVTRVGDVFLAFALFILYNELGTLNFREMVELAPAHFEAGNNMLTWATLMLLGGAVGKSAQLPLQTWLADAMAGPTPVSALIHAATMVTAGVYLIARTHGLFLMTPEILHLVGIIGAVTLVLAGFAALVQTDIKRVLAYSTMSQIGYMFLALGVQAWDAAIFHLMTHAFFKALLFLSSGSVILACHHEQNIFKMGGLRKSIPLVYVCFLVGGAALSALPLITAGFFSKDEILAGAMANGHVNLMVAGLVGAFMTSLYTFRMIFIVFHGKEQIHAHAGKGITHHLPLIVLLVLSTFVGAMIVPPLQGVLPQTTELAHSNVLTMEITSGVVAIAGILIAAWLWLGKRTLVTAIANSAPGRLLGTWWYNAWGFDWLYDMIFVKPYLGVAWLLKRDPLNSLMNIPAILSRFAGKGLLVSENGYLRWYVASMSIGAVVVLALLMVLR; encoded by the coding sequence ATGAACATGCTTGCCTTAACCATCATTTTGCCATTGATTGGCTTCCTGCTGCTGTCCTTCTCCCGTGGCCGCTGGTCGGAAAACGTTTCCGCTACCATCGGTATGGGGTCTGTCGGCCTGGCAGCGCTGGTCACCGCGTTTGTTGGCGTTGATTTCTTCGCTAACGGCAAACAGGCCATCAGCGTCCCGCTGTGGACCTGGATGTCAGTCGGTGATTTCAACATCGGTTTCAACCTGGTGCTGGACGGCCTGTCGCTGACCATGCTCTCCGTGGTGACCGGCGTTGGCTTCCTTATCCACATGTTCGCTTCCTGGTACATGCGCGGTGAAGAGGGTTACTCCCGCTTCTTCGCCTACACCAACCTGTTCATCGCGAGCATGGTGGTGTTGGTGTTGGGTGACAACCTGCTGCTGATGTATCTGGGCTGGGAAGGCGTGGGCTTGTGCTCCTATCTGCTGATCGGTTTCTACTACACCGATCCGAAGAATGGCGCAGCGGCAATGAAAGCGTTCGTCGTGACCCGTGTGGGTGACGTATTCCTCGCGTTCGCACTGTTCATTCTCTATAACGAGCTGGGCACGCTGAACTTCCGCGAAATGGTTGAACTGGCACCTGCGCACTTCGAAGCGGGCAACAACATGTTGACCTGGGCGACGCTGATGCTGCTGGGTGGTGCGGTCGGTAAATCTGCACAGCTGCCGTTGCAGACCTGGCTTGCGGATGCAATGGCCGGTCCAACGCCGGTTTCTGCGCTGATCCACGCCGCAACCATGGTTACCGCGGGCGTCTACCTGATTGCCCGTACCCACGGTCTGTTCCTGATGACGCCGGAAATTCTGCATCTGGTCGGGATCATTGGTGCGGTTACGCTGGTGCTGGCAGGTTTCGCCGCGCTGGTTCAAACCGACATCAAACGTGTACTCGCTTACTCCACCATGAGCCAGATTGGCTACATGTTCCTGGCGCTGGGCGTACAGGCGTGGGATGCGGCGATTTTCCACCTGATGACGCACGCGTTCTTTAAAGCGTTGCTGTTCCTCTCTTCGGGTTCCGTCATCCTGGCGTGTCATCACGAGCAGAACATCTTCAAGATGGGTGGCCTGCGTAAGTCGATTCCGCTGGTTTACGTCTGCTTCCTGGTCGGTGGCGCGGCGCTGTCTGCTCTGCCACTGATTACCGCAGGCTTCTTCAGTAAGGACGAAATCCTTGCCGGTGCGATGGCTAACGGTCACGTCAATCTGATGGTAGCGGGTCTGGTGGGGGCGTTCATGACGTCGCTCTATACCTTCCGCATGATCTTCATCGTGTTCCACGGCAAAGAGCAGATTCACGCTCACGCAGGGAAGGGCATTACCCATCACCTGCCGCTGATCGTGCTGCTTGTTCTGTCCACCTTCGTTGGCGCGATGATTGTGCCACCGCTGCAGGGTGTACTGCCGCAGACGACTGAACTTGCACATAGCAACGTACTGACGATGGAAATCACTTCCGGGGTTGTTGCGATTGCCGGCATCCTGATTGCCGCATGGCTGTGGCTGGGTAAACGTACGCTGGTTACTGCGATTGCCAACAGCGCGCCGGGCCGTCTGCTCGGAACCTGGTGGTACAACGCGTGGGGCTTCGACTGGCTGTATGACATGATTTTCGTCAAACCGTATCTGGGCGTTGCGTGGCTGCTGAAACGCGATCCGCTGAACAGTCTGATGAATATCCCGGCCATTCTTTCCCGCTTTGCAGGTAAAGGCCTGCTGGTCAGCGAGAACGGTTATCTGCGCTGGTATGTGGCATCCATGAGCATTGGCGCGGTGGTTGTACTCGCGCTGCTGATGGTTTTGCGTTGA
- a CDS encoding chemotaxis protein yields MDNFQKDIDDRANLTLSNRFELLLFRLGASEDGGKSELFGINVFKLREIVPMPSFTKPAGIKAPVMGMVNIRDQIIPVIDLPSVLGCKAESGLNILLITEYARSVQAFAVESVENITRLDWTQVHTAEKAVNGQYITSIACLDNEKDSNNLAMVIDVEQILYDIAPADHDLHATRLTAPKQRIKPGATAIVAEDSKVARAMLEKGLHAMEIPAKMHVTGLQAWETIEKLAKEAQDEGVPVTDKIALVLTDLEMPEMDGFTLTRKIKSDPRLKSIPVVIHSSLSGNANEDHIRKVKADGYVAKFEINELSSVIKEVLERADRREEGPLISRLHSV; encoded by the coding sequence ATGGATAATTTCCAGAAAGATATCGACGACAGGGCTAATTTGACCCTGTCAAACCGCTTTGAACTGCTGCTGTTCCGCCTTGGCGCATCAGAGGACGGCGGCAAGTCAGAACTGTTTGGCATTAACGTTTTCAAGCTGCGTGAAATCGTGCCTATGCCCTCCTTCACTAAACCCGCCGGCATTAAGGCACCGGTAATGGGCATGGTGAATATTCGCGACCAGATTATCCCGGTGATTGACCTGCCATCGGTGCTGGGCTGCAAAGCGGAAAGCGGGCTGAACATTCTGCTTATCACCGAGTACGCCCGCAGCGTGCAGGCGTTTGCCGTAGAGTCGGTAGAAAACATTACTCGCCTCGACTGGACCCAGGTTCATACTGCGGAAAAAGCGGTGAACGGCCAGTACATCACCAGCATTGCCTGCCTCGACAATGAGAAGGACAGCAATAACCTGGCGATGGTTATCGACGTTGAACAAATTCTGTATGACATCGCGCCAGCCGACCACGACCTGCACGCCACGCGCCTGACCGCGCCGAAACAGCGCATTAAGCCGGGCGCAACGGCGATTGTCGCTGAAGACTCGAAGGTGGCGCGGGCGATGCTGGAGAAAGGTCTGCACGCGATGGAAATCCCGGCGAAGATGCATGTCACCGGGCTACAGGCCTGGGAGACTATCGAAAAGCTAGCGAAAGAGGCGCAGGACGAAGGCGTGCCGGTGACCGACAAAATCGCGCTGGTGCTGACCGACCTTGAAATGCCGGAGATGGATGGCTTTACCCTGACGCGTAAAATCAAATCCGACCCGCGCCTGAAATCGATTCCGGTGGTTATCCATTCGTCGCTGTCGGGCAACGCGAACGAAGATCATATCCGCAAAGTGAAAGCCGATGGATATGTGGCGAAGTTTGAAATCAATGAGCTGTCATCGGTGATTAAGGAAGTGCTTGAGCGCGCCGATCGCCGCGAAGAAGGCCCGCTGATTAGCCGACTGCATTCGGTGTGA
- the nuoK gene encoding NADH-quinone oxidoreductase subunit NuoK, whose amino-acid sequence MIPLTHGLILAAILFVLGLTGLVIRRNLLFMLIGLEIMINAAALAFVVAGSYWGQTDGQVMYILAISLAAAEASIGLALLLQLHRRRQNLNIDSVSELRG is encoded by the coding sequence ATGATCCCCTTAACACATGGACTGATCCTCGCCGCGATCCTCTTCGTTCTCGGTCTGACAGGTCTGGTTATCCGCCGCAATCTGCTGTTTATGCTGATCGGTCTGGAAATCATGATTAACGCCGCCGCGCTGGCCTTTGTGGTCGCCGGCAGCTACTGGGGCCAGACCGACGGTCAGGTAATGTATATCCTCGCTATCAGCCTTGCGGCTGCGGAGGCGAGTATTGGCCTGGCGCTGCTGCTGCAGCTCCACCGTCGCCGCCAGAACCTGAACATCGATTCAGTAAGTGAGTTGCGTGGATGA
- the elaB gene encoding stress response protein ElaB encodes MATHSYESRIDDDLALLSDTLEEVLSSSGDPADQKYIELKLRAEQALQDVQARVSQASDTYYYRAKQAVNRADDYVHEKPWQGIGVGAAVGLVLGLLLARR; translated from the coding sequence ATGGCTACTCATTCTTATGAATCACGCATTGATGACGATCTGGCTTTGCTGAGTGACACTCTGGAAGAGGTCTTAAGCTCCTCGGGCGATCCCGCTGACCAGAAATATATTGAGCTCAAGCTTCGTGCCGAACAGGCGTTGCAGGACGTACAGGCCCGCGTCAGCCAGGCGTCAGACACCTATTACTACCGTGCCAAACAGGCCGTGAACCGTGCCGATGACTATGTTCATGAAAAACCGTGGCAGGGCATTGGCGTCGGTGCCGCCGTCGGGCTGGTGTTGGGACTGCTGTTAGCGCGTCGATAA
- a CDS encoding GNAT family N-acetyltransferase: MIQWNDLHHSQLTVPQLYALLKLRCEVFVVEQTCPYQDIDGDDLLGENRHILGWRDGELVAYARILKSEEEFEPVVIGRVIISHAVRGEKLGYKLMEQTLASCQKNWPQKALYLGAQAHLQPFYAHFGFSPVTDVYDEDGIPHVGMAREANS; this comes from the coding sequence ATGATTCAGTGGAACGATCTTCACCACAGTCAGTTAACCGTCCCGCAGTTGTATGCTTTGCTCAAGCTTCGCTGTGAAGTGTTCGTGGTGGAGCAGACCTGCCCTTATCAGGATATCGACGGCGACGATCTGCTGGGTGAGAACCGGCATATCCTCGGCTGGCGCGACGGAGAGCTGGTGGCGTATGCGAGGATTCTGAAAAGTGAAGAAGAATTTGAGCCAGTAGTGATTGGCCGGGTGATTATCAGCCACGCGGTTCGAGGCGAAAAACTGGGCTATAAACTGATGGAACAGACCCTTGCCAGCTGCCAGAAAAACTGGCCGCAGAAGGCGCTGTATCTGGGTGCGCAGGCACATCTGCAACCGTTCTATGCCCACTTTGGCTTCTCTCCGGTCACCGACGTTTATGACGAAGACGGGATCCCGCATGTCGGTATGGCGCGGGAAGCGAACTCGTAA
- the menF gene encoding isochorismate synthase MenF, which yields MHSITAALENLLGFLSDDMPDAPGSRIFDTPFPLNDAFDPLSWLCSQPIFPQFYWQHRSGQEEVAALGAVRRFTSLPHANTFLQQAQTSFRIWGLNAFEPETGELFLPRLEWRRDAGKALLRLTLSSDTSLREDANAARALLTALLPAHPLPLLSGELKGERHYPDHAGWLRLIETATDTIATGDLDKVVLARATDLQFAAPLHAGAMMAASRRVNLNCTHFLMAFDAQRAFLGSTPERLWRRQGQQLDTEALAGTVASHADDKQAQHLADWLMRDDKNQRENLLVVEDICQRLQQDVSALEVLPPQVIRLRKVQHLRRCIQAELKKPDDTRCLFQLQPTAAVAGLPREQARQFIEHHEPFTREWYAGSAGYLSLQQSEFCVALRSAKVTGDVARLYAGAGIVRGSDPEQEWQEITHKAAGLRSLLIR from the coding sequence GTGCATTCCATTACCGCTGCGTTGGAAAACCTATTGGGTTTTCTGTCTGACGACATGCCTGATGCACCTGGCTCGCGAATTTTCGACACGCCGTTTCCTCTCAATGATGCCTTTGATCCCCTGAGCTGGCTTTGCAGTCAGCCGATATTCCCGCAGTTTTACTGGCAGCATCGTAGCGGCCAGGAAGAGGTGGCCGCCCTCGGCGCCGTACGTCGATTTACCTCGTTGCCCCACGCCAATACCTTTCTTCAGCAGGCACAAACTTCGTTTCGCATCTGGGGTCTCAACGCCTTTGAACCGGAAACGGGCGAGTTGTTTTTGCCGCGTCTGGAATGGCGACGCGATGCGGGAAAAGCCTTATTACGTCTGACGCTCAGCAGCGATACGTCGTTGCGCGAAGATGCCAATGCGGCGCGCGCGTTATTAACGGCGCTGCTGCCTGCTCACCCGTTGCCGCTGTTAAGCGGCGAGCTGAAAGGCGAACGCCATTACCCTGACCATGCGGGCTGGCTGCGTCTGATTGAAACCGCGACGGACACTATCGCCACCGGCGACCTGGATAAAGTGGTGCTCGCCCGCGCCACCGATCTGCAATTTGCCGCCCCGCTGCACGCCGGTGCCATGATGGCGGCAAGCCGCCGCGTCAATCTCAACTGCACCCATTTTCTGATGGCCTTCGATGCACAACGCGCGTTTCTGGGCTCGACCCCGGAACGGCTCTGGCGTCGTCAGGGTCAACAGCTCGACACCGAAGCGCTGGCGGGCACTGTGGCGAGCCATGCTGATGACAAACAGGCGCAGCATCTTGCCGACTGGCTCATGCGCGATGACAAAAATCAGCGTGAAAACTTGCTGGTGGTGGAAGACATCTGCCAGCGTTTGCAGCAGGACGTCAGCGCGCTGGAAGTGCTGCCGCCGCAGGTGATTCGCCTGCGAAAAGTGCAGCATCTGCGGCGCTGTATTCAGGCTGAACTGAAAAAGCCGGACGACACACGCTGCCTGTTTCAGCTTCAGCCAACGGCCGCGGTGGCCGGGCTCCCGCGCGAGCAGGCCCGGCAGTTTATCGAGCATCACGAGCCGTTCACCCGCGAATGGTACGCGGGTTCCGCGGGCTATCTCAGCCTGCAACAAAGCGAATTCTGCGTGGCGCTGCGTTCGGCGAAAGTCACTGGCGACGTGGCGCGATTATATGCCGGAGCCGGGATTGTTCGCGGCTCGGATCCTGAACAGGAATGGCAGGAGATCACCCATAAAGCGGCAGGATTACGCTCCTTGCTTATCCGATAA